The sequence tttatttcacctaactgatttaacaaaatatttttgtaaatttgacggccttattttgagccgaatatatttttaatgagtttatttggtaattgaaatgaatgtgaaccttttacccatttgatttttgtttaccaatatattttatttatttatatatatgtcggggtagagggtgtcacaagaaCCAGAACATTTGAAGTGGTATCCTAGTAACCTTGGATGAAGGTAGAAGCTAATTCactatatttttgtttagatgCAAATGAAGGTAGAAGCTTGGATGAAGGTAGAAGCTAATTCACTATATTCATGTTGTACTAGAGCACCCCAGAACCAAATCTTGAATCACATGCAGTACTAGAGCATCAAAAGTTGGCATCCCCATCTAACTATGCTCTAACAGAAGAGTCTAAGTCTTTGGTTCTTCACAACAATTTTATTAGTCCAGATTCTCAGGATGCACCTGTAAAGCATGAAACTTTTGGACACAAAACCTGCACTATttgttatttacaaaattggtTGAAAAGAATTCAAATGTTTCTGGAAAAGAAGCTAATGGGGAAGTCATTAAGGATCAACAGCCACGCCCAATTTCACCACTCCTTTTACTAGTTGGCAGTGCTCAGATTCTGTAcctattcttttcttttgagtGTCCTACACCGAACTCATTTTCGCTAAATTATCAACAACAGCCAAATATTTATGTACTGTAAAGGTCCACAAAGAGAAGAATTGATATCCCCACATTGAAGAATGATCTTAACCTCAATGCGTGTCTCCAATGTATTGGGTTAAAGGAAACTATATGATATCAAAATTGACCAATGGTATGTGGATCTGAATATATATCTTGTACAAGCTATTTGGAGCCACATAGGACAAAGAAGACAACTTTGTATGTAGCATGGTAAACAAAACGTACATGCATGATTTGTTTCTTGTGCAGTAAAGGATTAAATGGAACCTTAGGTTTATGTTAGTTAGGCTAGTAGCTAAGCTTTTTAAACTATAGCTTAGTGTTTGTTTATGCAAAATTGtcatatcaataaatatttaggGAACATgctagtgtgtgtgtgtgtgtatatatatatatatatatatatatatatatatatatatatatatatatatatatatatatatatatatatcatttgaaAGTATGATATGATGCTAAAGTGTTGAAAGATAAAACCCACTAGAAATTCTCAATCTTAACGCATAAATTAACCTAAGTTGATTGGTTAACGTCTTTATCCTATTGTTGGACAGTGATCGATGAGGAGTTTGAGTAGTTGATCAAACCTACTTGTCATCCCTATTGACAGAAAAATTTCATGAGAAAGCAACAAGATAAAGTTAATTAGCTACAAAGAAGCACTAATTACTTCAAAGAtctcaatttattaaaaaatttcaaggagaagtgtttaataaaattaaagaagatgCATATATGCTAGACAATTAGATGATCAGTATGTTGTAGTCCTTCAAACCCTACAACaagttaatatattttgaaatttcttaaacCTTAAGTGTAAAGTggtattacatttttttattttttaaagattaaatgtGTGATTTCATCAAAGTTAACCGAAATTTTGAACAGAAATTAGTAAATTTACATGTAGTTGCATCTAGCTAGAAGAGTTTCTCAAGGTGTATCATCCACTGAAATCCCCTAGTCATCATGTTTTTCCAACTCTACAAGCCTATGGGCTTCCACATTTCCTTGTGTTGTAAACAGAAAAGACTAGAAAGGCAAATGATTCACGATGTTTAAAAGTGCATATGGGATTGATATTACCAATCTATCTCTTCAACAAGACAGTGAAAATCAAGAACTAATGTAACTGGCAAATATCCATATATGAGTGCTAGCTAGGGCCTAATGCTTCTCCTAGTTTACCAACCATAAAGTAGCTCTCCCCACTCCATAGTTACCACCAACCAAGAGTGCACCATCCTTCAATTGGTTTTCGTTAACTTAccattaaaaactaataaaagtcACTCATAATTCACCCCTTTATCTAAGGCGCATGCACACATATATTCCTACGCATAGACTTTTTGGTATAGATTACATTACAAGTGATCCGTGTTATATCTTAAggactctttttcttctttggaaGCTTTGACTTTCATTTCCAAATCATCCTTTTCTTACTCCAGTTGTGAGATTTTTCTATGAAGCCAAATCTTCTTGCCCAAACTTTAACATTTGATCGCTTATAAATTATCTAACAATTCATCACTTTAAGGTTAAAGCATGATATAGAcacaaataactaaaaatgaTAGACAATTATTCTCTCAtgtttcaaaggaaaaaagggcGTGCCAATTGCGAAGAAGCtagcctttaatttttttataaactgtGAGCTATAATGTCCTTGCAATTACAGTATGGTAATTGTGTATTAAAACAAAATGCACTCATTTTGACTTGTTTCTAAATACTATGAGGAGGAAGTATATGAAAGAATCTCGTTGGATCTCAACATtaataaagagaaagcaaaaggcGTGGTTCTAGAGCTTGCAGAAAATAGGTTATCTAACTATCTAATTCAAGCCATGGCACTATTAACACAGTTACATCGTCAATATACACAAACTGAATGCAAGTGCTTTACTATTATTCCCAAAAAAAGGCAGAGGGAAACACGAACCTGTGTGAGTTACTCGTGCGACGTACTGTTGGGTGTTTCACAATTGGAGATCTAGTGTGTGGTAGATGGAAAACACAAACTTAGCCTGAAACTTCAACAAGAACAACATTGTCATCACAAGCATGGTCGTGGAAAACATGCAGTTAACACGTACCTTGGGTTGATGCTCACAGTCACGATAATGACGAACGCAGAGGGAGAAGAGAAAGCTTTTGTTTGTCAGTCAGCAGAGCGCGCGGGGGAAAGAGGGTTTTTGGCCTTTGGGTTTTATAAAGAAAGCGTACGGTTAACATCGGTCTTTTTTAAAACTGCTGTTAGTTACCCAAACTTATTTATGGAAATGCCACCTTGTGTTTGTTGACATCGATTGTtccaataaccgatgttaactgtacGATGTTAAATCTATTAATTCTAGTAGTGAATAAAACCATGCTTTCGATTTGTGAGGGAAGGACACGGTTGAATTCATTTGTGTTGGACTATTGGTTAATGATTTATAGTGGATTATGATTGTTTCTTCAAtcatattcttttatttatttatttagaccacatattttttttaaaaataattttattcaaattagataaaattattatgaataacAAAGATCAAGATCGACTTAAGTTGTTTCAGAGCGGATAAATGCACctcattttaataaattcacatattatttttcttttaaaaaattatatttatacccCTAATTTTATGTATCTAAACCCTTGAATTATTCTCATCCAAGTGTAAATAAAATGCAttccttattttaataaaatgatgagtattcatcttaaaacttttatacatattttacatttcttaatttttatgtatttgaattattttctcatttttattagtcaaatttattttttaaatagtttgttCCCACGAATTTCAGAACTTAGATTTGAGACTGATAAAAATTGTATAtcagaatttgaatttaaatttgtaatgattGATTAATTCAAACATTTCATTCGCCCACTTAATGATATTTCTTCGGTCATGAAATGATTTAATTTACATGTATTTCTTCTTTCCATGATAGTGGTCATGTGGCGGATGTCAATTAGGTTTGTGCACATTTCGCACTCGGAAAGAGGCCAAGCCCACCAAGAACTTGTGTTTGGAAGAGTTTGGTAAGGTGGCATTATGCGCGCACCACCGACTTTAAAATGGAGCACATATTGTGGTTTTCGAACTTTGTAAAGTAAACCCCAAAATTAAATAGAACATGCGAACTCTTTATGCggtttaatttatacatattgTAAACCACTTATAAGATCCACTTCTAACTTAAATGGATGTCCATCAGTTCAGTCCTGTCGCTATATAATTTATACTGGTAAGAGCCGAATGCAAAACGTGATTTAAAATTGAACCATCTTGGACTTTTGTGAAATTACACAAATATTTCTgccttattaatatttatagtaATCTCTCTTATAGGAGAGGTTAGTGTAATGTATGacaaaatataattgtataattttttaaaaattacaagagAATTAGTGTAATATATAGAAGAGTATGTCTGTGTCTCAAAAATTAAGAGTAGTTAATGTAAGAGTAGATAGAAGTAGGAGAAATTGGTGCAATTTCATAAAATCTCGTAGATAGTTAGTatcatttacttttatttaaaagtaatatcaatatctaaaattgatttaatgaatgtttgaaatttttgaaaaataagaaattttttaaaacttttaaaaatatgaaaattaaatttttatataaaaaaatatatgtgagagcaaagatattttaaaattcattaatgtaatttttatcttcatttagttattcaaaccaatcaaattaatttgatttaaattgataaaaaaaaacatttaacaaattaaatatgatcattgaatttatttttacctCAACTCCAAATGATACTATAGGTCATCACCACTGTTTTCCATCAATTGGAAGTTTTGACTTATCATTTTCATGGGACTTCAACTTCAAAGTGATTGAGCTTCGTGGACCGTTGTTACAGACTGGCGAAGACCATATCAAAGACTATTAAGGAGCCCATAGCCATATGCAAGTAATTTGGGCTGCATCACCTGTCTTAGCTAGCCCTTTTCTCTGTatacattaatttttcattacaaaaagtgacatatttttcatatgacgttaatttttataaaaaaaaaattgtcacgtcaaaattattttatacaaatgttCCCAAGTGACTGAATTcttatgaataaattaatttatgtactaTGTGAAGGGTTTGCACATCcattcaatcataattttttagggATGTAAATGGGTGGTGTCCAAACcaacacaattatattttacatattgTATTGAGTCATTGAGGTGGGTTGAGTTTTTCTAGTGTATCCAATTGGAAATGATTTACACAACAAGTTTTAAATACGatcaaaatcaattcaatctaattatataagaaatatacaataaataaaataatggtctaatataattctttttatgtGTCCTATGTGAGAGTTTTAgtgataaaaaagtaaaaaaaaaaaaatggagttgTAAACCaattttaataactttattaatacTAACTGAGTTGTAAAACAATGAACTAATAAAAACTAACTACTAGCTTATGAAAATTAAGAAGTAATGAAGCaatactaaattaaattactaattttgagatattttctcgttaaaattaaaaaaaaatgatatatttttttaattactcaaCTTGATGATCCAATTCCATTAAAGTTAGGTtaggaagttaaaaaaaaatcccaaatcaattaattttgagATATTTTGACAAAGTTACCTTTTATatgtatagagagagagagagagagaattcaaCCGCATTGGAAGGCTATTTGAcgctatttttttgttcttaataGAATTTCACTGTGAACATATTTTAGGTCGGTAAAGCTGGTGGTGACAAATGGAAATCGCTGTCTGATGCTGTGAGTATTAAGATTTTgagaattatttttcattattagttTTTGCGTGTGGTCctatatgatttaatttattgacCATATCTACTTTTTTGTAACCTAGTTTGCGTTAATTTAATGTTTCAGGAAAAGGCCCCCTTCGTTGCTACGGCcgaaaagaagaaacaagagtATGAGAAAACTATTTTGGCTTACAATAAGAAATTGGTGAATACTTTTTACCCTATACTACTTACTCTTATTTTATAGTATAATGTAATGTAATGCAATAATCGATTGAGCTTGTTATTTTGATGTGTTAGGAGGGGAAGAATTCAGAGGAAGACGAGTCTGACAAGTCAAAGTCTGAAGTCAATGACGATGAGGAAGATGAGGTAGATTGAGATATTTTCtcgttaaaattttttaaaaaatggtatatttttttaattactcaaCTTGATGATCCAATTCCATTAAAGTTAGGTtaggaagttaaaaaaaaataatcccaaatcaattaattttgagATATTTTAACAAAGttaccttatatatatatatagagagagagagagagatagagagaattCAACCGCATTGGAAGGCTATGCTAGGCGAACTTGGAGAAACTCAGATATCAGTCTATAGAAGCACACCAAAGTCAACACTCTCCAAGAATCCTGTGCTAAATTACCAATCCATTTCAAATACTTAGCAGTTCACCTTGAACACATCATTCACATTCATTTCGgacaaatcaaaaatcaatttttctaTTGGTCTTTTGTCAACATCGATCAAAGAGAGGGGAAAAAAAGCAAGACACAGGAAGGGGAAGAAAAACTGGAATCCAAAATGGTTCTTCTTATTCGTCAATCGTGTTATCTTAATTTAGCAAAAACTAAAGCCTTGATGACCCTTACAAAAATACAAATAGTTTTTactaataagaaaaggaaaaaataaatcattctcgAAACAGCGCAGTTGagagttttgattttttataagctAACTGTTATAGCTACGATGCTTACGTTTGTCTTTGCATTGACATTAACTATTAGTCACTTGCAAAAAAGAAATCACTGTGATCGACTTTTATGGCGTTATACTATGAAAGAAAATCTTCAGTCTTATACATCaagcaaattaaaattatcaaacaaaCACTGCATTTACTTATACAcccaaattaataaattaagtttatgTTATCATTTCTCATATTTTAGTTAAACCTTTTATTCCGACgaaatattttagttaattcaAACTTGGCTGCTAAATGAATGACTTAAGGCCTGACAAGTAAACGCCTGAAATCAATATCCGAACTAAACCCTTATCTTCTTGAATATAATAACACATCCTTCTCTTTATAAAAGAGAACATGACTAAGACATTTGACCATAAGAAACTGATGTTGATAGAAATGGGGAAGGGACGAGcaaagaacaaagaaaaataaagttgtaGTGTACCAAAATAGAGAGTTAGTGAAAGACAAAGGCAGCTTTACCACTTTAATTTGCTTTTAGCAAGACTCATCAATCCATCATGTGTTCGACCCGAAACAAACAAAATTCGATTTGAAAGATCACATATTTAACACAACCCTTCATCCAAATATATACAGTACCAATTTTATTCGACGTTACATTTGAATGACACCAAACTTGTAATAGTCAAGATGCCCAATTCCAGGGCAGTACTTATTCATGGGCAtagataaatacaaaataacaaCAGCTAATCATGAAAGAGAAATATACTAACATAACCGCGTTAATAACATGAACCCGAGTGAACCAAGATTCGAAATCCCCTTGAGAAAGATGTTTCCATCCAGTGAGAtatgtgaaaaactaaaaataataataacaacacaaGGGACTAATATGAGCCATCCTATGATATCTGATCATCACAATCTCAAGCGATGTGGTTTGAGAGCGTTGTAAGTCACAGGCTCAgaaggtggagcagggggcttGTTGCTCTGTGTCCCCCAGTGGGATTTACACGGGACGTAGTAAAATGAATTCTGGTTAGGGCATGTCTTCTTTGTTTTGTAAAACTGGTAGCATTCTTTGGGTGATTTTTGGTCTGGAAGCCCCGGAATGCAGTTTCTTGACACATCCAAAACCTTGGACTTGATCAAACTCCAACACGAAGGTCCAATTTCCTTGAAATAATTATCCGCCAAAGAGAGATTCCCATTGTTCCGGATAGAAGGAATTTGACAAAGGTTGTCCGGAACACAACCGTAGAGCTTGTTTTGCGCCAAATTAAGAAACTGAATGCTCTTCAAGCATCCGAAGGAGAGCGGGATAGGGCCGGTCAAGAGATTTTTGCTTACGTCAAACACGACGACCTTCTTGAGGTAACCTATTTCGAAGGGCAGACACCCTTCGAAATGGTTCCCCAAGAAGAGCACCTCGGTGAGACTCGGCGCGTAGCCGAGACTCTTCGGGAGTGACCCGGAGAGTCTGTTGTTGGCAAATGTAAGGTACCGGGCCGGCGTGGACCCGAAATTCTCCGGGAGGCACCCGGTGAACTGGTTATCGTTGACAAAGATCACATCGAGGTCCCTCTGGAAGAGTTTCGGGTCTATCGGCCCGGTAAGCTGGTTGAACCTGAGGTCCAGGAAGACTAACTGGTTGTTCTGAATCGCTTGCGTGGGGAACTGGCCACTGACTTTGTTGTTACTTAGGTCAAGCTCGAAGAAGAAAGGGAAGGTCGTGATGTTGTTGGGGAAGCCACCGGTGAAGGAGAAGTTGTTGGAGTTAACGTGGAAGAATGTTAACTCGGGTATGCTGTCGACGAGACCCGTGAGGGGCAAATTGCAACCGTCTTTAGTGCTGAGTTTTGCTCCGTTTAGGTCAAGTCCAGCCACTGCTTTCTCTTCTGAGTTTGGATATGTGGCGCATCGTACCCCGTTGAAATCACACGTGTCGGTGTTCTCGTTCCAGCTTTGCGTGTAACAGTCTGGATCATAGATTAGGGTTTTGAACTTGAGAAGCACTCGACGCGCTTTTTCTAACCGGCTCAGTGGTTTTGGTGGAGGAGGTGGGCAATATGCAGGGGAagatggagaaggagaaggagcagggtaaccaccaccaccaccaccaccaatgaTGATTTCAAgtgtttctcttttttctaattCCGGTTCCCCTAATGCTTCACTTTCGGATTTTGCAATTGCTACCTCTTGGGCTACTACTACCACCACCCAAGAGCATAATAAGAAGGTGAAGAAAATGGACTTGGTTTTTCTTGCCATGGTGTTGAATGAAAATTGAGAGAAAGGGGTTTATTGTGGCCTTATCGAGTTGTTATTTGTGGGatggactatatatatatatatatataattattatcgtGTGTGTGGAAGATTATTGGATTTGATGGAGCTGAAGATATTCTTCTTCACTCACTCTATATAGTGAGAAGCTGTTGTTAAGCTTTCTCTTTCCGAGAAGGACAATGATTTGTTGTGATCCAGTGGGTAGCCAAGTTGACACGTTCTCCATCGTTTTGTGAGCCAAATactaccaaaagaaaaaagaaaacagtgCAACCACTACAATAGATTAGATTTGActcataattttgttttctggGATATTTTGCAATATATTTAGTATTAGTAAATATTGTAAACTAATCtagattattttgattaattcgAATTAAATTGTCAAATTTGCCGAGGACCTTGTAAgaattaatttgattgataGAATAGTAATTACATCAAGTCAATTTAAAGGAGCTTCATGCTAATATGAGGATACGCTAATGTATATATTGTTACTATATTTATCTGTGTGGTATCCAATCATATCAGTAAAGATTGAGATATGATTTGGGAGTTATTTTAGGAAGGTTGTTTAGATGATTTGTATATATCTTTGACTTTGTTATATTAGGAAATATGTAATCTGATAGCATAATTCTAGAAAAATTTCGTGGGAAGTCAGTAGCTAATTCTTGTATATATTGTACACAGTGGTTCAATCAACGCAGGCaattcaagaatttggcatggTATTAGAGCCATGGCAGAAAATAAAAAGCCTCATACCGATGGTACCAAGAAAACACCTTCTCCTTATGATCTAAACTCAAACGACAACCCTGGGAACTTGATCACACAAGTGCAGCTGCGGGGTGAGAACTATGAAGAATGGGCCCGAGCAATGAAAATCTCGTTGCGTGCCCGGAGAAAGTGGGGCTTCATCGATGGAACCTATGAACAGCCTGACGATGGCTCACCAGAAATGGAAGATTGGTGGACTGTTCAATCCATGCTTGTGTCGTGGATATTGAATGCCATTGAACCCACCCTGCGTTCAACCGTGACATATGCGGAAAACGCAAAAGATTTGTGGGAGGACATTCGAGATCGTTTTTCAGTTGTAAATGGTCCGAGAATCCAGCAATTGAAAGCGGAATTGGCTTATTGCAAGCAACAAGGGATGACCATGGTTTCCTACTATGGCAAATTAAAGACACTTTGGGACGAGCTCGCGAATTATGAGCAGATCCCTCGGTGTTCATGTGGAGGATGCAAATGTGATATTGCATCCAAACTCGAAAAACGAAGAGAGGAAGAGCGGGTTCATCAGTTCTTGATGGGCTTGGATGATGCGAGTTATGGTACTGTGCGGTCTAACATATTAGCTGCCGATCCTCTACCTTCATTAAATCGAGTATACGCAATTCTAGTGCAAGAAGAAAGGGTGAGAACAATTAGCAGAACAAAGGAAGAGAGAGGAGCAGTCATGGGTCTTGCAGTACAAGCAGGACATAAAAGTAAGTGGAGAGGAGAAATCAAAGACAAATCGATGGTGTATTCTATTTGTAGGAAAGCAGGACATGATGATAAGAACTGCTTCCAAGTCGTCGGATATCCTGACTGGTAGGGTGATCGCCCACGAAGTGAAGGCGGATCTAGTGGCAAAAATCAGCAACGAAATGGGACTTCAGCTGGACGTGGCAGAGGAGGCATGGCCCGAGCTAACGCAACACACGTTGAGAAATCTGAGCTGCCTGGTTTAAGCAACGAACAGTGGCAAACTCTTGTTGAGATGCTGAACAACCGTAAGACAGATGAGACTGAGAAAATGACTGGTAAGCATCCTGATAATTT comes from Glycine soja cultivar W05 chromosome 20, ASM419377v2, whole genome shotgun sequence and encodes:
- the LOC114403520 gene encoding HMG1/2-like protein, yielding MTNAEGEEKAFVCQSAERAGERGFLAFGFYKESVGKAGGDKWKSLSDAEKAPFVATAEKKKQEYEKTILAYNKKLEGKNSEEDESDKSKSEVNDDEEDEVD
- the LOC114403091 gene encoding uncharacterized protein At4g06744-like, whose translation is MARKTKSIFFTFLLCSWVVVVVAQEVAIAKSESEALGEPELEKRETLEIIIGGGGGGGYPAPSPSPSSPAYCPPPPPKPLSRLEKARRVLLKFKTLIYDPDCYTQSWNENTDTCDFNGVRCATYPNSEEKAVAGLDLNGAKLSTKDGCNLPLTGLVDSIPELTFFHVNSNNFSFTGGFPNNITTFPFFFELDLSNNKVSGQFPTQAIQNNQLVFLDLRFNQLTGPIDPKLFQRDLDVIFVNDNQFTGCLPENFGSTPARYLTFANNRLSGSLPKSLGYAPSLTEVLFLGNHFEGCLPFEIGYLKKVVVFDVSKNLLTGPIPLSFGCLKSIQFLNLAQNKLYGCVPDNLCQIPSIRNNGNLSLADNYFKEIGPSCWSLIKSKVLDVSRNCIPGLPDQKSPKECYQFYKTKKTCPNQNSFYYVPCKSHWGTQSNKPPAPPSEPVTYNALKPHRLRL